A genomic segment from Gadus morhua chromosome 4, gadMor3.0, whole genome shotgun sequence encodes:
- the LOC115542489 gene encoding TNF receptor-associated factor 2 yields the protein MATQEPSPPSSMENNKPGFPRKILANKLEDKHLCNCCHNILRRPYQAQCGHRFCSYCFNRTVSNGPQKCNACIKEEIFEEPTSILKQGCAFPDNAARREVENLSAVCIHESCTWTGSIKEYEVNHEGKCEFMIIPCPSCKERVRLSEQERHSERECPERTLNCKYCKEPFHFKNIKAHDEICPKYPMICEGCAKKKIPREKYVDHIKFCSKFRTPCRFHVVGCDMSVEKEKIHDHERACAYEHLNLLLHYIMGMKVSMEGLQPQGLELAGHKLVELHQSLRELEARVSLLSHTPSGPPVQGAASSSSSSSSSSGAAAAASSSACSSGALASASAPPPHPSSALAPVLTVSTSFTPLPSSVGAALELQLHSEKTKVAELGRRCIDLEVKAGTFENVVCVLNREVERFATTMEASNRQHRLDQDKIEALSNKVRQLERTVGLKDLTVAEIEGRLREMAATTFDGVFVWRISDFTKKRQDAIAGRAPAMFSPAFYTSKYGYKMCLRIYLNGDGTGRSSHLSLFFVVMRGLSDALLKWPFNQKVTLMLLDQSNREHIIDAFRPDVTSSSFQRPVSEMNIASGCPLFCPLAKLDSKNSYIRDDTIFIKAIVDLTGL from the exons ATGGCCACGCAGGAACCGTCCCCCCCCTCGTCGATGGAGAACAACAAGCCAGGCTTTCCCAGGAAGATCCTGGCCAACAAGCTGGAAGACAAGCACCTCTGCAACTGTTGTCACAACATCCTCAGACGCCCCTACCAAGCCCAGTGTGGACATCGCTTCTGCTCCTATTGTTTCAATAGGACTGTCAG CAATGGACCTCAGAAATGCAACGCTTGCATTAAAGAAGAGATTTTTGAAGAGCCTACATCCATTTTGAAGCAAGGATGT GCTTTTCCTGACAATGCTGCTCGGCGAGAGGTTGAAAACCTGTCAGCGGTCTGCATCCACGAGAGCTGCACCTGGACCGGCAGCATCAAGGAGTATGAG GTGAACCACGAAGGGAAGTGTGAGTTCATGATCATCCCGTGTCCGTCCTGTAAAGAGAGGGTCCGTCTCAGCGAGCAGGAGCGCCACAGCGAGCGAGAGTGTCCCGAGAGAACGCTGAACTGCAAGTACTGCAAGGAGCCCTTCCACTTCAAAAACATAAAG GCACATGATGAAATATGCCCAAAGTACCCGATGATCTGCGAAGGATGTGCCAAGAAGAAAATCCCCCGGGAAAAA TACGTTGACCATATCAAGTTCTGCAGCAAATTCAGGACTCCATGTCGATTTCATGTCGTAGGCTGTGATATGTCC gtggagaaggagaagatccACGACCACGAGCGCGCCTGTGCCTACGAGCACCTCAACCTGCTGCTGCATTACATCATGGGCATGAAGGTGAGCATGGAGGGCCTCCAGCCGCAGGGGCTGGAGCTGGCCGGACACAAGCTGGTGGAGCTCCACCAGTCCCTCCGGGAGCTGGAGGCCAGAGTCTCCCTGCTCAGCCACACCCCGTCTGGGCCTCCCGTGCAGGGGGCtgcctcgtcctcgtcctcttcctcgtcctcctccggcgccgccgccgccgcctcctcatCCGCCTGCAGCTCAGGAGCTCTGGCCTCCGCCTCCGCCCCGccgccccacccctcctccgccCTGGCCCCCGTCCTCACGGTGTCCACCTCCTTCACCCCACTGCCCAGCTCGGTGGGCGCGGCCCTGGAGCTGCAGCTGCACAGCGAGAAGACCAAGGTGGCGGAGCTGGGCCGCCGCTGCATTGACCTGGAGGTGAAGGCGGGCACCTTCGAGAACGTGGTGTGTGTCCTGAaccgggaggtggagcgctTCGCCACCACCATGGAGGCCAGCAACCGGCAGCACCGGCTGGACCAGGACAAGATAGAGGCCCTGAGCAATAAG GTCCGTCAGCTGGAGCGGACGGTGGGCCTGAAGGACCTCACCGTGGCCGAGATCGAGGGTCGACTCCGAGAGATGGCCGCCACCACCTTCGACGGCGTCTTTGTCTGGAGGATCTCAGACTTCACCAAGAAGAGACAGGATGCCATCGCGGGTCGCGCCCCCGCCATGTTCTCCCCTG CGTTCTACACCAGTAAGTACGGCTACAAGATGTGTCTGCGTATCTACCTGAACGGCGACGGGACCGGCCGCAGCAGCCACCTTTCCCTGTTCTTTGTGGTGATGAGAGGCCTGAGCGACGCGCTGCTCAAGTGGCCTTTCAACCAGAAG GTGACCCTGATGCTGCTGGACCAGAGCAACAGGGAGCACATCATCGACGCCTTCCGGCCCGACGTCACCTCCTCGTCCTTCCAGCGGCCCGTGAGTGAGATGAACATCGCCAGCGGCTGCCCCCTCTTCTGCCCGCTCGCCAAGCTGGACTCCAAGAACTCCTACATCCGCGACGACACCATCTTCATCAAGGCCATCGTGGACCTCACGGGCCTCTAG